CATGGAGTGCCTTATGGGAACTTGGAAATTAACAGACAGCGTCGGCTTTGATGAGTACATGAAAGAATTGTGCGTGCCCTTTCCCACGAGGAAGGCGGCAGCGATGGTGAAACCCAATGTGATCATTTGTAAAAATGGGGAGAAGTATTGCCTCAAAACGGAGAGTACCTTCAAGTCTACGGAGATCGATTTCAAACTCGGTGAGGAATTTGAGGAGACCACAGCAGACAGCAGGAAAACTAAGACAATCATCACGTGCGAGAATGGCGTTCTGGTTCAACATCAGAAGTGGGATGGCAAGGAAACCACCATCAGAAGGGAGCTGAAGGATGGGAAACTTATTGTGACCTGCATCATGGGTGATGTGAAGTGCGTTCGGACCTATGAGAA
This region of Ailuropoda melanoleuca isolate Jingjing unplaced genomic scaffold, ASM200744v2 unplaced-scaffold39804, whole genome shotgun sequence genomic DNA includes:
- the LOC117798997 gene encoding myelin P2 protein-like, whose product is MECLMGTWKLTDSVGFDEYMKELCVPFPTRKAAAMVKPNVIICKNGEKYCLKTESTFKSTEIDFKLGEEFEETTADSRKTKTIITCENGVLVQHQKWDGKETTIRRELKDGKLIVTCIMGDVKCVRTYEKV